A genomic region of Cinclus cinclus chromosome 37, bCinCin1.1, whole genome shotgun sequence contains the following coding sequences:
- the MED29 gene encoding mediator of RNA polymerase II transcription subunit 29, with translation MAAPPPPAAGPGPGPPSAPPGPGPAAGPGAGPGPPPGAAQGPALPAQAAAAQAQDFDPVQRFRLLLPQLKESLQTLMKVAAQNLVQNSNIDNGQKSADGVLQRFDKSLEEFYALCDQLELCLRLAHECLSQSFDSAKHAPALVPAAPKGEGGPGGETLPYTQYLPLIKAQIAGAKDIHNALLEGTNKITGKLPPPGGP, from the exons ATGGCggctccgccgccgcctgcggccgggccgggcccgggaCCTCCCTCAGCGCCCCCGGGGCCGGGTCCGGCAGCGGGgcccggagcggggccgggaccgCCCCCCGGGGCCGCGCAGGGCCCCGCGCTACCCgcgcaggcggcggcggcgcagGCGCAGGATTTTGATCCCGTCCAGCGCTTTCGGCTCCTGCTGCCGCAGCTGAAGGAGAGCCTGCAG ACCCTGATGAAAGTGGCCGCTCAGAACCTGGTGCAGAACTCCAACATCGACAACGGGCA GAAGAGCGCTGACGGGGTCCTGCAGCGCTTTGACAAGAGCCTGGAGGAGTTCTATGCCCTGTGTGACCAACTGGAGCTGTGCCTG CGCCTGGCCCACGAGTGCCTCTCGCAGAGCTTCGACAGCGCCAAGCACGCCCCGGCCCTGGTGCCTGCAGCCCCCAAGGGCGAGGGGGGCCCCGGGGGTGAGACCCTGCCCTACACCCAGTACCTGCCCCTGATCAAGGCGCAGATCGCGGGCGCCAAGGACATCCACAATGCCCTGCTCGAGGGCACCAACAAGATCACGGGCAAGCTGCCCCCACCAGGGGGGCCCTGA
- the PAF1 gene encoding RNA polymerase II-associated factor 1 homolog produces the protein MAPTIQTQAQRDEPGHRPSSHRTLPERSGIVCRVKFCNSLPDIPFDPKFITYPFDQSRFVQYKATSLEKQHKHDLLTEPDLGVTIDLINPDTYRIDPGVLLDPADEKLLEEEIQAPTSSKRSQQHAKVVPWMRKTEYISTEFNRYGVSNEKPEVKIGVSVKQQFTEEEIYKDRDSQIAAIEKTFEDAQKAITQHYSKPRVTPLEVMPVFPDFKMWINPCAQVIFDSDPAPKDTSGAAALEMMSQAMIRGMMDEEGNQFVAYFLPVEETLRKRKRDQEEDVDYAPEDVYDYKIAREYNWNVKNKASKGYEENYFFIFREGDGVYYNELETRVRLSKRRARAGVQSGTNAVLVVKHRDMNEKELEAQEARRAQLENHEPEEEEEEEMEAEKEMPGSDEEREKGSESEEDEAEGSGSGSEQGGGSARSEDEEEEEDEEAEGTRGGRRGGSDAARAARDQEEIFGSDNDEEEEEEEEEEEEEGSEGGEAAPRSPQLTPSEEEEEEEEEDEEEEESASDGSESSSE, from the exons ATGGCGCCCACCATCCAGACGCAGGCGCAGCGAGATGAGCCGGGACACCG GCCGAGCTCTCACCGGACCCTCCCCGAGAG GTCCGGGATCGTTTGCCGGGTCAAGTTCTGCAACAGCCTCCCGGACATCCCGTTCGACCCCAAATTCATCACGTACCCCTTCGACCAGAGCAG GTTTGTGCAGTACAAGGCCACATCCCTGGAGAAGCAGCACAAGCACGACCTCCTGACCGAGCCCGACCTGGGCGTGACCATCGACCTCATCAACCCCGACACCTACCGGATCGACCCCGGGG TGCTGCTGGACCCTGCGGACgagaagctgctggaggaggagatCCAGGCACCCACAAGCTCCAAGAG GTCGCAGCAGCATGCCAAGGTGGTGCCCTGGATGCGCAAGACCGAGTACATTTCCACCGAGTTCAACCGCTACGGTGTGTCCAACGAGAAACCCGAGGTCAA GATCGGGGTGTCAGTGAAGCAGCAGTTCACAGAGGAGGAGATCtacaaggacagggacagccagaTCGCGGCCATTGAGAAAACCTTTGAGGATGCTCAGAAAGCG ATCACGCAGCACTACAGCAAACCCCGGGTCACCCCCCTGGAGGTGATGCCTGTGTTCCCCGACTTCAAG aTGTGGATCAACCCTTGCGCCCAAGTGATTTTTGACTCGGACCCGGCCCCCAAGGACACATCGGGAGCGGCAGCTCTGGAAATGATGTCCCAGGCCATGATCAG GGGGATGATGGATGAGGAGGGGAACCAGTTTGTGGCGTATTTCCTGCCCGTGGAGGAAACGCTGCGGAAGCGGAAGCGGGACCAGGAGGAGGACGTGGATTATGCTCCCGAGGATGT GTATGACTACAAGATCGCCCGGGAGTACAATTGGAACGTGAAGAACAAGGCCAGCAAAGGGTACGAGGAGAATTATTTCTTCATCTTCCGCGAGGGTGACGGCGTCTACTACAACGAGCTGGAGACCAG gGTCCGGCTGAGCAAGCGCCGGGCGCGCGCCGGGGTCCAGTCGGGCACCAACGCCGTGCTGGTGGTCAAGCACCGGGACATGAACGAGAAGGAGCTCGAGGCCCAG GAGGCGAGGCGGGCGCAGCTGGAGAACCACGAgcccgaggaggaggaggaggaggagatggaggcCGAGAAGGAGATGCCAGGATCAG atgaggagagggaaaagggcaGCGAGAGCGAGGAGGACGAGGCCGAAGGCTCAGGGTCGGGTTCGGAACAAGGAGGGGGCTCTGCCCGCAgcgaggatgaggaggaggaggaggacgaagAGGCCGAAGGCACCCGGGGGGGCCGCAGGGGGGGCAGCGATGCCGCTCGGGCTGCCCGGGACCAGGAGGAGATTTTTGGCAGCGACAACGacgaggaggaagaggaggaggaagaggaggaggaagaggaaggcagcGAGGGGGGGGAGGCAGCACCTCGCAGCCCCCAGCTCACCCccagcgaggaggaggaggaggaggaggaggaagacgaggaggaggaggaaagtgCCAGCGATGGCTCCGAGTCCTCCAGCGAGTGA